The following are from one region of the Stanieria cyanosphaera PCC 7437 genome:
- the petP gene encoding cytochrome b6f subunit PetP produces the protein MEIGQKVKIYRLRDRLSRRNIAGKLGKTGVIRNFKMTDGSGVGVIVEFDDKSATWFFEDEIKPVE, from the coding sequence ATGGAAATCGGGCAAAAAGTCAAAATATATCGTCTTAGAGACCGTCTGTCTCGTCGCAATATAGCAGGAAAATTAGGTAAGACCGGAGTCATTAGAAATTTTAAAATGACTGATGGCAGTGGTGTTGGCGTAATTGTCGAATTTGATGACAAGAGTGCTACTTGGTTTTTTGAAGACGAAATTAAACCAGTAGAATAA